A stretch of the Desulfobacter sp. genome encodes the following:
- a CDS encoding FAD/NAD(P)-binding protein yields MENPYMPYPVRIDNIEVATEDRSLKTFTFVFINEGDEEKFAYQAGQFAELSIPGVGEIPIGIASSPVEKGFVKFTVFRTGVVTSHLHNMKVGDIMGIRGPLGNWYPWDKLEGKNVVIIGGGFAFTTLRSSIIYMLDPANRAKFGNIDVVYGARSPGMLLYREELFDWEKRDDINMHITVDGTDDPDWQYHTGFVPQVVEDNAPKADKDTYAIICGPPIMIKFTQPALTKLGYGPDQIIMSLENRMKCGIGMCGRCNIGKELVCKDGPVFTLAEINKTPKEY; encoded by the coding sequence ATGGAAAATCCATATATGCCGTATCCGGTTCGCATTGACAATATTGAAGTGGCTACGGAAGACAGGTCCCTTAAAACCTTTACCTTTGTTTTTATCAACGAGGGTGATGAAGAAAAGTTTGCCTACCAGGCAGGACAATTTGCTGAATTGTCCATCCCGGGTGTGGGTGAAATACCCATAGGTATTGCCTCTTCACCGGTTGAAAAGGGGTTTGTAAAATTCACGGTTTTTAGAACCGGGGTGGTCACCTCCCATCTGCATAATATGAAGGTGGGAGATATCATGGGAATCCGCGGCCCCTTGGGCAATTGGTATCCCTGGGACAAACTTGAGGGTAAAAACGTGGTCATTATCGGTGGTGGATTTGCATTTACCACCCTGCGTTCCTCTATTATTTATATGCTCGATCCGGCCAACCGTGCCAAATTTGGAAATATTGACGTGGTATACGGTGCAAGATCTCCGGGCATGCTGCTCTACAGAGAGGAACTTTTTGACTGGGAAAAACGTGATGATATCAACATGCATATCACGGTTGACGGGACTGATGATCCTGACTGGCAATACCATACAGGATTTGTTCCCCAGGTGGTTGAAGACAACGCCCCCAAGGCGGACAAAGACACCTATGCCATTATCTGCGGGCCCCCGATTATGATCAAGTTTACCCAGCCTGCCCTGACCAAACTCGGTTACGGGCCGGACCAGATCATCATGTCCCTTGAAAACAGGATGAAGTGCGGCATTGGTATGTGCGGACGGTGTAATATCGGTAAAGAGCTGGTCTGTAAAGACGGTCCGGTTTTTACCCTGGCAGAGATTAACAAGACGCCTAAAGAGTATTAA
- a CDS encoding ATP-binding cassette domain-containing protein produces the protein MSKPFIELIDIHKCFDTNAVLKGVNLTIDQGKITTVIGKSGTGKSVLLKHIIGLLHQDSGQLLINGIPLDRMNKKTKHGFQKELSYMFQDNALFDFLTVYENIALPLTEKTKQSSMDIKKHVLEKMRVLGLTGTQNKYPSQLSGGMRKRVALARALITDPKAVLFDEPTTGLDPVRKNNVHSMIAQYQKEFGFTAIIVTHDIPEIFEITQDIAMLDRGKIIFQGTTLEILNSDNPSVNSFIQGQNYSTKAS, from the coding sequence ATGTCAAAACCCTTTATTGAACTCATCGACATCCATAAATGCTTTGACACCAATGCGGTGCTCAAAGGGGTAAACCTGACGATTGACCAAGGAAAGATCACCACGGTGATCGGAAAAAGCGGCACTGGAAAATCCGTGCTCTTAAAACATATTATCGGGTTGCTTCACCAGGATTCGGGTCAATTGCTCATCAACGGCATTCCCTTGGACAGGATGAATAAAAAAACAAAACACGGATTCCAAAAAGAACTCTCCTACATGTTCCAGGACAATGCCCTGTTTGATTTTTTAACGGTCTATGAGAACATTGCCCTGCCCTTAACGGAAAAAACAAAACAATCTTCAATGGATATCAAAAAGCATGTATTGGAAAAAATGCGGGTTCTCGGTCTGACTGGCACCCAGAACAAATACCCCTCCCAGCTTTCAGGCGGGATGCGAAAACGGGTGGCCCTGGCAAGGGCCTTGATTACAGATCCCAAGGCCGTTCTATTTGACGAACCCACCACAGGGCTTGATCCTGTAAGAAAAAACAATGTCCATTCAATGATTGCCCAATACCAGAAAGAATTCGGATTTACGGCCATTATTGTCACCCATGACATTCCTGAAATATTTGAAATCACCCAGGATATTGCCATGCTGGACAGGGGTAAAATCATCTTCCAGGGAACTACTTTAGAAATTCTCAACTCAGACAATCCAAGTGTTAACTCCTTTATTCAAGGACAAAACTACAGCACAAAGGCCAGTTAG
- a CDS encoding Lrp/AsnC family transcriptional regulator, whose translation MIDHTNKDILNSIQVDFPIHPRPFKIIGEKLGLSEEDVIGRIKTMKKDLLIRRIGGNFSPDRLGYHSTLCAAQVEEDKVELFTQTVNRFPGVTHNYRRDHKFNIWFTFIAPSVDTIEKNLELIAKETGVTTILNLPATHVFKISANFKV comes from the coding sequence ATGATAGACCATACCAATAAAGATATTCTAAACAGCATTCAGGTTGATTTTCCCATCCATCCAAGACCCTTTAAGATTATTGGAGAAAAACTCGGACTCTCGGAAGAGGATGTGATCGGGCGGATCAAGACAATGAAAAAAGATCTGCTGATTCGGAGGATCGGAGGAAATTTCAGCCCGGACCGTCTTGGATACCATTCCACCTTATGTGCGGCCCAGGTGGAAGAAGACAAGGTGGAACTATTTACACAAACCGTAAACCGGTTTCCCGGGGTGACACACAATTACAGGCGGGACCACAAGTTTAATATCTGGTTCACCTTTATTGCCCCGTCCGTTGACACCATTGAAAAAAATCTTGAACTCATTGCCAAAGAGACCGGGGTGACGACCATTCTCAACCTTCCGGCCACCCATGTCTTTAAAATTTCAGCCAACTTTAAAGTATGA
- a CDS encoding amidohydrolase, producing the protein MTTIRAALVIQTCVAGDFERNLDSTLDTISIAAGLKADILVFPEMNLTGYAPADVSIARSIKPDWLGQISCAASKYNMAILAGLLERASDNKVYATHLVIRPGYDPGFYRKIHLSPFEAPYFTPGNSVKVFKFKKACFGIQLCYDAHFPELATAMALKKADMIFIPHASPRTSPEEKFLSWMRHLPARAFDNGVFVAAVNQTGENGRGLEFPGLALAIGPDGHLMSKKMGNKPGIHMVEMDLSAITRVRSHKMRYFLPNRRPDLIE; encoded by the coding sequence ATGACGACAATCAGGGCAGCCCTTGTAATTCAGACCTGTGTGGCCGGCGATTTTGAGCGCAACCTTGACTCCACCCTCGATACCATATCCATTGCCGCCGGGTTAAAGGCGGATATCCTTGTTTTTCCCGAAATGAACCTTACCGGGTATGCACCGGCAGATGTCTCCATTGCCCGGTCAATTAAGCCAGACTGGCTCGGCCAGATATCTTGCGCCGCATCAAAATACAATATGGCGATTCTTGCAGGTCTTTTGGAACGGGCTTCGGACAACAAGGTCTATGCCACCCATCTGGTGATCCGGCCGGGATATGATCCCGGGTTTTACCGTAAAATTCATCTCTCCCCCTTTGAAGCCCCTTATTTTACCCCGGGCAACAGTGTAAAGGTTTTTAAGTTCAAAAAGGCCTGTTTTGGTATTCAGCTTTGTTATGATGCCCATTTTCCCGAACTTGCCACTGCCATGGCATTGAAAAAGGCAGATATGATCTTTATTCCCCATGCCTCTCCAAGGACGAGCCCAGAGGAAAAGTTTTTATCATGGATGCGCCATCTGCCGGCAAGGGCCTTTGACAACGGTGTGTTTGTTGCTGCAGTCAACCAGACGGGTGAAAATGGAAGAGGACTTGAATTTCCAGGGCTTGCCCTTGCCATCGGGCCGGACGGCCATCTCATGTCTAAAAAAATGGGAAATAAACCAGGAATTCACATGGTTGAAATGGACCTGTCCGCCATCACCCGGGTCAGATCCCATAAAATGCGTTATTTTCTGCCAAACCGCAGACCGGATCTTATCGAATAA
- a CDS encoding VacJ family lipoprotein — protein sequence MKHLPTLILACLIILVHGAYALAEENPVPPPQTMSSQTGTDPVVLSEDSLDDEEFSDDLFDEYDTDTTDDQMVSDPIYYFNYAMYQFNDFLYFYGLKPVSRGYKAIVPTPARRGINNFFNNLLFPVRFVNNLLQGKVEGAATEFSAFFVNSTLGIFGFNDFAQKHMDITLNEEDLGQTLGSYNIGDGFYLVLPVLGPSTLRDTIGRAGDWFITPVNYVEPWELSWGVWGVDKTNRTSFRIGDYEALKQAALDPYVALRNAYIQNRRSLIRQ from the coding sequence ATGAAACATCTGCCAACACTCATTCTTGCCTGTCTTATAATCCTAGTTCACGGAGCTTACGCCCTGGCAGAAGAAAATCCTGTCCCTCCCCCTCAGACCATGAGCAGCCAGACCGGTACAGATCCTGTTGTTTTGTCCGAGGACAGCCTGGATGATGAAGAGTTCAGCGACGATCTCTTTGACGAGTATGATACGGACACCACGGATGATCAGATGGTATCAGATCCCATCTATTATTTTAACTATGCCATGTACCAATTCAACGATTTTTTATACTTTTACGGTCTCAAACCTGTTTCCCGGGGGTATAAGGCCATTGTGCCCACACCGGCCAGAAGGGGAATCAATAATTTTTTCAACAACCTGCTCTTTCCGGTCCGTTTTGTCAACAACCTGCTCCAGGGCAAGGTTGAAGGCGCTGCAACTGAATTTTCAGCTTTTTTTGTCAATTCAACCCTCGGCATCTTTGGGTTCAACGATTTTGCTCAGAAACATATGGATATCACCTTGAACGAAGAAGATCTCGGACAGACCCTTGGATCCTATAATATCGGAGACGGGTTTTACCTAGTCTTGCCCGTACTCGGTCCTTCCACCCTCAGGGATACCATTGGCAGGGCAGGGGACTGGTTTATCACCCCGGTCAATTATGTGGAGCCCTGGGAATTATCCTGGGGCGTATGGGGAGTGGACAAGACCAACAGAACCTCTTTTAGAATCGGCGATTACGAGGCCCTTAAGCAGGCAGCCCTTGATCCTTATGTGGCCCTGAGAAATGCCTATATTCAAAACCGAAGGTCCCTGATCAGACAATAA
- the mlaD gene encoding outer membrane lipid asymmetry maintenance protein MlaD, with protein MKNKNIELYVGVFVVICSICVGYLVLVIGDVKLFGGERYALYGYFSSASGLKTGARVEMAGVDIGNVGEISLERERQVAKVVLHIDTSVEISEDSIASVKTSGIIGEKFIAISPGGAEILLEDQDEIFNTESSLDIESLIRKFIFSNENP; from the coding sequence ATGAAAAATAAAAATATTGAATTGTATGTGGGCGTATTTGTTGTCATCTGCTCCATCTGTGTGGGATACCTGGTCCTGGTCATCGGAGATGTTAAGCTCTTCGGCGGAGAGCGGTATGCCCTTTACGGCTATTTTTCATCTGCCAGCGGATTAAAAACCGGGGCCCGGGTCGAGATGGCCGGCGTAGATATCGGAAATGTGGGTGAAATCTCCCTTGAACGGGAACGTCAGGTGGCCAAGGTGGTCCTTCATATCGATACAAGTGTGGAAATTAGCGAAGATAGTATTGCCTCGGTAAAAACTTCTGGTATAATAGGAGAAAAATTTATCGCTATTTCACCTGGCGGGGCTGAGATACTGCTTGAAGATCAAGATGAAATATTTAATACGGAATCTTCACTGGATATTGAATCTTTGATCCGAAAATTTATTTTCAGCAATGAAAACCCATAA
- a CDS encoding TusE/DsrC/DsvC family sulfur relay protein encodes MATVEFTGKTFEIDEDGFLLDYNLYCEEWVDYVKGQEGIEELTDEHWQLVKVLQDYYEKNGIAPMVRVLSKLTKFKLKHIYELFPSGPGKGACKMAGLPKPTGCV; translated from the coding sequence ATGGCAACAGTCGAATTTACCGGAAAAACTTTTGAAATAGATGAAGACGGATTCCTGCTTGACTACAACCTGTACTGCGAAGAATGGGTTGATTATGTAAAAGGCCAGGAAGGTATCGAAGAGTTGACTGACGAACATTGGCAGCTGGTTAAAGTTCTTCAGGACTACTACGAAAAAAATGGTATTGCTCCCATGGTACGTGTTCTTTCTAAACTGACCAAGTTCAAACTGAAACACATCTACGAATTGTTCCCCTCAGGACCTGGTAAAGGTGCCTGTAAAATGGCCGGTCTGCCCAAACCTACCGGTTGTGTATAG
- a CDS encoding ABC transporter substrate-binding protein codes for MKSPKIYPLFIFILLFFTGISSANLDTSSQKKADQAQEQLEELVDQVLSIIQDSKLAQDPVKYKQVLYEKAMKIFDFKTFSRLALGRKYKAFSPDQQKDFILYFSKLISNTYFPKLAGQDVHNIQIFYLDTHALPTKRKIYRTDIHTQLVHGQTRIPVVYRMIQKPDLDWKIYDIKIEGVSMAANYNEQYRQQISLTPEQIIFQLKEKVEQ; via the coding sequence ATGAAATCACCCAAAATTTATCCGTTGTTCATTTTCATCCTCCTGTTTTTCACGGGTATTTCATCTGCCAATTTAGATACCAGTTCACAAAAAAAAGCAGACCAGGCCCAAGAGCAGCTCGAGGAACTTGTTGATCAGGTCTTGTCCATTATCCAGGATTCCAAGCTTGCCCAGGACCCTGTAAAATATAAACAGGTCTTGTATGAAAAGGCGATGAAAATCTTTGATTTTAAAACCTTTTCAAGGCTGGCTTTGGGAAGAAAATACAAGGCCTTTTCTCCTGACCAGCAAAAGGATTTTATTTTATACTTTTCAAAGTTGATTTCAAACACCTATTTTCCCAAACTTGCGGGCCAGGATGTTCACAATATCCAAATTTTTTATCTGGACACCCATGCTCTGCCCACCAAAAGGAAAATCTACAGAACAGACATACACACCCAGCTTGTCCATGGCCAGACCCGCATCCCTGTTGTTTACAGAATGATTCAAAAACCGGACCTGGACTGGAAAATTTATGATATTAAAATTGAAGGGGTATCAATGGCTGCCAACTACAACGAACAATACCGGCAGCAAATTTCACTCACCCCCGAACAGATAATCTTTCAGCTTAAGGAAAAGGTTGAACAATGA
- a CDS encoding ABC transporter permease, with amino-acid sequence MLKQQLEILGTQTLFRLESLGRLILFLGAGLVQAFVPPFQWAKIMEQLWFIGAKSMFVIILTALFTGMVLGLQGYHTLVSFGSEAALGSAVAMTLIRELGPVLCAIMIAARAGSAMAAEIGVMRMSEQIDALETMEIHPVRFTFSPRIIAALISFPLLTALFDITGILGGYLTGSIMLGINENIYMEKVVQSISLGDITGGFFKALVFGLLVTTVCCYRGYYAHLAGNEQGYGAKGVSLATTNAVVNSCILILISDYIITSFLV; translated from the coding sequence ATGCTAAAGCAACAATTGGAAATACTTGGAACCCAGACCCTATTTCGCCTGGAATCCTTGGGCAGGCTTATCCTGTTTCTGGGTGCAGGCCTTGTCCAGGCATTTGTCCCTCCCTTTCAGTGGGCAAAAATCATGGAACAACTCTGGTTTATCGGTGCAAAATCCATGTTTGTTATTATATTAACGGCATTGTTCACCGGCATGGTTTTAGGACTTCAAGGCTATCACACCCTTGTCAGCTTTGGGTCGGAAGCAGCCCTCGGGTCAGCCGTTGCCATGACATTGATCCGGGAACTTGGGCCTGTGCTTTGTGCCATAATGATTGCAGCACGTGCCGGATCTGCCATGGCAGCCGAAATTGGGGTCATGCGAATGTCAGAACAGATTGACGCCCTTGAAACCATGGAGATTCACCCGGTCAGGTTCACCTTTTCCCCGAGAATTATAGCGGCCCTGATCAGTTTTCCCCTGCTCACGGCCCTGTTTGACATCACAGGCATATTGGGCGGATATTTAACCGGATCAATCATGCTGGGAATCAATGAAAATATTTATATGGAAAAGGTCGTCCAAAGTATCAGCCTCGGGGATATTACCGGCGGTTTTTTCAAGGCATTGGTCTTTGGCCTGCTGGTCACCACAGTCTGCTGTTACAGGGGGTATTATGCACACCTGGCTGGAAATGAACAAGGATATGGAGCCAAAGGGGTTTCTCTGGCCACAACCAATGCCGTTGTAAACTCTTGTATTCTCATTTTGATTTCAGACTATATCATCACCTCTTTTTTGGTATAA